One region of Triticum aestivum cultivar Chinese Spring chromosome 6B, IWGSC CS RefSeq v2.1, whole genome shotgun sequence genomic DNA includes:
- the LOC123136121 gene encoding CASP-like protein 4A2 produces the protein MAEVQPSPSSPPPRAAGGDPEDPPLPPPMPPQPQPQPREGGGSRSEDEEDPPSPPLPQSTTVPISNAAQYIPRVSDHTTSAGGDGRSWYSWNGRTKDRRRQTPPPPQRQYPQSQPYPQARPQPQQWVTPEPKPRPQLPHVADSPPVHPARAAPSTVPAPGPVRSVERDRRAVPDIMYRKRRTATLQRTALFARLVAAALCLAALAVLAADTRKGWALDSYSNYTQLRYSEAINVIGFVYSVFQFFALALHLTRKRHLIPRPKGDYFDFAMDQVLAYLLISSSSSATARVSDWIDNWGSDTFPNMANSSIIISFLAFVVFAINSLISAYNLFRRDL, from the exons ATGGCCGAGGTacagccgtcgccgtcgtcgccgccgccgcgcgcagCCGGCGGCGATCCCGAGGATCCGCCCCTGCCGCCGCCGATGCCTCCGCAGCCGCAGCCACAGCCGCGCGAGGGGGGCGGCAGCCGGTCGGAGGACGAGGAGGATCCCCCCTCCCCGCCGCTGCCTCAGTCCACCACCGTCCCCATCTCCAACGCCGCCCAGTACATCCCGCGCGTCTCGGACCACACGACCAGCGCCGGGGGCGACGGCCGGTCCTGGTACTCTTGGAACGGCCGCACCAAGGACCGCCGCCGCCAAACACCACCTCCTCCCCAGAGGCAGTACCCGCAGTCGCAGCCGTACCCGCAGGCGCGCCCGCAGCCCCAGCAGTGGGTCACGCCGGAGCCGAAgccgcggccgcagctgccgcacGTGGCGGACTCGCCGCCTGTGCATCCCGCGCGGGCCGCGCCATCGACGGTGCCGGCGCCGGGCCCGGTCAGGTCCGTCGAACGGGACCGCCGGGCCGTGCCCGACATCATGTACAGGAAACGCCGCACGGCGACGCTGCAGCGCACGGCGCTGTTCGCGCGGCTCGTGGCCGCGGCGCTCTGCCTGGCGGCGCTCGCGGTGCTCGCCGCCGACACCCGCAAGGGCTGGGCCCTCGACTCCTACAGCAACTACACCCAGTTACG GTACTCGGAGGCTATCAACGTGATCGGATTCGTGTACTCGGTGTTCCAGTTCTTTGCACTAGCGTTGCACTTGACGAGAAAGAGACATTTGATTCCCCGGCCCAAGGGTGATTATTTCGACTTCGCCATGGATCAG GTCCTCGCATACCTCTTGatatcatcatcgtcatcagcaaCCGCGCGAGTAAGTGATTGGATCGACAACTGGGGGAGCGATACTTTCCCGAATATGGCAAACAGCTCCATCATCATATCTTTCCTGGCATTTGTAGTTTTTGCCATCAACTCCCTCATCTCTGCGTACAATCTGTTCCGCCGAGATCTTTAG